TCCTCGTAAAGTGACATCATCAGAAAATGAGTCAGATGAGTCAGGGAGTGATGAGGCAATGCCAGTGAGGAAAGGCAAACAAGCAAATAAGAGAAGGAGGAGAGGAAAGCTGGCGTTGGAAAGTGACGATGACAACAACAAAGCCTTAGGTTGGCAAAAGAAAAGGCAATCAATGCGAAAGGCTAAAAAGAGCAGTTCTGAATCTGAGGAGGACAAGAAGAAAGgcagaaaaaaaggcaaaaacagtAGGAGAGGGAAATCCTCAGGAAAGAAAATAAGGGGTAAAAAACATTATATTGAAAAAGATAGTGGTGAATCAGAAGATGttgaggaggaggaggaagaagaagaaagcccATCAAAACACAAGGGCCGTAAGAAAATTCGCAAACTCATTAAGGATGACAAGCTTACTGACGAAACAAAAAGGGCACGAAAACTGGAGGAAGAGAGAAGGAAACGACTGTTAGAACGGACTCGTAATAATGAGGATGACATGCCTTCTGAGTCAGCTAAAGTGTCCAAGCTTGTACTGGAATCTGATCAAACATCAAAGGAGATCATTGTTGAAGTCAACGAGGATCTTGTACAGCATCTGAAACCTCACCAGTGTAAAGGAATTCAGTTCATGTATGACTGCCTCATTGAATCGGTGAATTCATGGAAAAAGGCTGAACCAGGTGGAGGATGTATTCTAGCACACTGTATGGGACTTGGAAAGACCCTACAGGTGTGtgtggttttttgttttttttttttaattagaaaTGTACCTTGCATGATAAAAGAAGTATGTGTCATATCCAGTGTTACTTGCAGTGCTACATGTTGAGTTAATGTAGATGAAGtgaattttcaaagtttcatgtttttcctgcatatttcttaaatttttacctttttgcAGTCAGATCTTCCAGATTACAGAGAGATGTGTTTGTCATTGCCACTCcaacaaggttttttttttcctttattaggTTATTGCACTCGTTCACACTCTTAtgacaaacaaagaaatcaacTTGCAGAGAGTGTTGGTTGTGTGTCCTCTTAATACAGTGTTAAACTGGCAAGTTGAGTTTGATAAATGGCTGAGTGTGGACGACAGGCTTGAGGTAAGATTTCAACATTTCAAGGCACAGGAAAAAATTGTAATATGCTTATGCTcttaaacaaaaacagcaatgCTTTTCATTGTGGTTTAAATGTTATCGCCACAGACTTTTTTTAATGTCATATTTTGGCACCTGTTCTCCATTTGCCATAGGTGTTTGTACTGCAAGATGTGTCTGGTGACAACTGGCGCAGAGCAGACATGCTTAATCATTGGCTGAAGTATGGTGGTGTTATGATCTTGGGCTATTCCTTGTATCGCAACCTGTCACAATGTCTTCGTGTCAGAAGTAAGAATCAGAAGAAGATATTCAAAGAAGCTCTTGTAGATCCTGGTAAGGCTGCAAAAAAGAGATGACTTTTACTTACAGTATATTGCCCTCTTAAGAACAGTGAAACACCATTAAGGTTTAAAATGCTTCAAAATCTGTAGGACTGAAAAATACGTAAAGTTTCTTTGACAAAACGTTTTGTTCATACACTGAATTTACCTTTTAAGCTCACAATTATTGAGAGGGTAGAAAAGGATTGAAACTTAGCCAATATTTTCAAGTTTGGGCACAAAATAATTTTCCCAAAGATCCCCAAAGTCCTAAAGCTGTTTTCCAGGCAAAATTCAATTGATATTGTCTGTGTGGTAGACAAGGAATGTTGCTTTTGAGTAAGTACAAAGTTTCGCTATTCAACCAGTCGTAAtcaaaaaacattacaaatagtATGACAGTGCCCTTTTAGAGCCCTCTTGATAATTTTTATTCTAGTATTTGCAAGAGTTCATTCTGGGGCATTGGAGAAGTCCTTGAGATACCATTGTAAAACAATTGGAGTGACATCTCTTAAAGTGTTTATGTTCCTTTCATTTAACAATAATCAGAGCTGGCAATAAATTCAACATTTTGCAATTCAAAGGTCCTCACCTTGTCATTTGTGATGAAGGCCACATTCTGCGGAACGATGCAACTGCCATTTCCAAGGCGTTAAATGCCATCAAAACCAGAAGACGTATTGTGCTGACTGGAACCCCTTTACAGAACAACCTTATTGAATGTATGTATGATCTAGTCTCTATAAGATTGTTAAAGTTCAAGTACACAAATTAACTCTCATTTACCATTGCTACTTGCTTGTTCAATTTTGAATGTTCGACAAGCTGAACCCTCATTTTGGTGTCGGAGCGGTTTTTGCCTCTCATCGAAAGCctacatttaattttattttgtttaatttcttttgtaGCTTCCCAAGTGTAGCATAAATTAAGCAGTGGGCGATGGAATATTGAGGCTTGTCAATGCTTAAATGAATAGTTGATAATCTTGACAAACGAAAGAGTGCATTAAATGTTTAAGGTCAAACAACCCTTGTCAACAACCGGGTCTTTATCGTAACAATCATAACCAAGCCAATTATCAGAGGTTTAGGTGGCATATAGAAAACAATTAAAGAAAGACAACTCTTACTGTTAAATCCAGTTTAACTTTGAAAGTATTTTGCCGTTTCAGATCACTGCATGGTGAGCTTTGTGAAGCCTAGTCTGCTAGGTACACGGAAGGAGTACACTAACACGTTTGCGAATCCCATTCAGAATGGGCAGTGCGCAGATTCCACTTCACTGGACGTTCAGCTCATGAAGCAACGATGTCATGTACTTCATAAGATGTTAGAAGGCTGTGTGCAGGTTAGTACAAGGAAAGGTTTGTGGTTTGCAGAGATTAGAATGATTGGCTTGACTTAAATGTCTCAAAAgtcataaaaaaattaaaattttccccTGTCATCTCTTTATCGCATTATTAAAAGGACAAGTCTTTGGGAATTAACATTGTACTTTGGTTTCTTATCTGGTGTCTGACGTACAGTGGTGGCttactgattgattgattgactgatcgattgattgattgattaagtaattgattgattggttgattgaagGACTTATGGAATGGATGaacgattgattgattgattgattgattgcagAGAATGGATTATTCCGTGCTGATTCCTTTCCTTCCACGTAAGCATGAATACGTAATCAAGATTCGCTTGTCAAGTCTTCAGAGGAAGTTGTATCAACATTTCCTGAGCACGTTTGTCTACGCAGAGGGATCCCTAGGCAAGAAAGGTAGGAAATCAGTTCATGTACATCTGAACGGTTTTCTGATGAATGAGGTTTAGATATTGATTTTTGGTTTAGTGTCGCTGATTTGCTAGTCAGTCAGAAGTAAATGAAACCAATTATTGGTTCGTATTGAGTGCGTTGGTTGTAAACGTACTGAGAGGGGAAAGCACGAGTGCATATCGTTTCCAATCTCAGAGGCCTTGTCATGGGTCCTTGAAGTTGAAGAGTACGTAAATGTGCTGTAATCAGTCGACAATTTAAACTTGATTTTGGAATTTGTTGGGGCAAAAACGCTTTAATTAGACTAACGTTTGAGAAAATCGTTTATCGCACTGTACCTCCGCAATATAAATTGGGTGAGACTTGTTTAAAGGCTAGGAATAGCACACCAACACGGAAAGCACATTGTACTCAGGAAATGAACAGTTTGTGATAGGGTCTTTGAAATTTTAGTGAGACggttctttttttctgttttcttttggaGGAGTATCGCTATTCTCTGATTACCAAGCGCTGATGCGCATTTGGACCCACCCATGGTGTCTAAAGCTTGAGGCAATGAGGCGACCGGAGAAGTTCGTGGACAGTGACAGCATGGATGACTTTGTGGTGCATACGGATGAAGAAGatgaggaggaggaggaggaggaggaagaagagTGGCATAGTTCCTCTTCGTCAGAGGAGGAAGTTCCTGTCACATCAGAAAGCGAGGAGGACAGAAGGAAGCAACGCAGACGAAGAGGAAGGGATTCAAGCTCAGATgaagacgatgatgatgatgagagcGATGATGAGAGTGAGGATGAGGATGTACCTCAGACGCCAGGAAAGTCGTCAAATCAGGCCAGTAGACCCACCGTCAATATAGACGGGGAAGAAATCACCATCGTGGACATAACCAGCAGAGCTGGCACATCTGCCAGAAAACACCGAGACAAAAGGCCTCATTCCTCAAAGACAGACACCAAAGAGGGAAAAGGAAAAGGTTTAGCCAAGAGGGAGCCTAGAGGCACTTCCAGTGAGGACCTTGACGGCGATACCTCGATCGTTAATAATCACTTTGGCAACACACGCTCGGGAACTGCATTCAAAGATGTGGAGGATGTTGAGGtggaagaagagaaagaatGGTACGATGAGTTTGTAAGTGATGCAGATGAATTCAATGTAGAGCTGAGCGGTAAGCTGGTCCTGTTGATGGAGATACTTGCGGATGCAGAAGCAGTCCAAGACAAGGTGCTTGTGTTCAGTCAGAGCTTGGTGACGTTGGATCTTATAGAGAAAATGCTGGGCGGTGGGGAGATAGGCGGTGACAGAGAGAACTGGTGTCGAGGCTGTGATTATTTTCGTATGGACGGCTCGACCAGCGCCGCGATGAGGCAGCGATGGGCAGACATCTTCAATGACGAGGACAACAAAAAGTGAGTTTTGTGGCAACGGATTAAAAAGTGTTGTCATTTCATGAGCAAGGTATTGTGGCAGTCAGTAAGGAAAGTATTTAGAGGCAGACGTCCATCTGCAATGGAATCTGCCCCCCTCAGTTAGCTGTGTTACCTATCTTTGTAACAGCTGTTGCTCgtattaaatgaaaaataatggCAATCCTTTCGTGCAGCTGTCTTGgttcggaaccaatcagaagcgttGCGGCCATATggcccaatctgattggctagtaTCTGTCGAGACCTTTGTTCTGAATTTAGTTAACACCGTAAACTGATGGGGTCAAGGCCAAATGAGAAAGATAGAGACTACTGGGTTAATGGAATTCTGGtagttgcaaagaaaatctgGAGAAGTATAGGCCTTGAACGATACCTTGACTCTTGACCTTGCGTCTGTGCACAGAAACACTGGTTTATCATTGAACGATCAAGGCACATCACTGGCGTGAGCAATTTGTATGCAGTCAGAATTGAGAGTTTGATAAAGTATGCAATAAGGCTACTTTAACTCCATGGCTTTTGATGTACTGTTAATGCCTTTGTATTTTTGTGTCAGTGCACGTCTGTTCCTGATCTCGACCAAGGCGGGTGGACTGGGTATCAATTTGGTGGCAGCTAACCGAGTGATCGTGTTCGATGTTTCGTGGAATCCTTCCCATGACGTACAGTCCATATTTAGAGTCTATCGCTTTGGCCAATCAAAAGCTGTGTTTGTCTACAGATTCATAGCCCAAGTGAGTaacaactttttgttttgtgaagtgatatatgaaatgtttcctatattgaactgcggattttgactTTTAGTTTGGGTGCTTTGAAAGAAAAGGTTTCGGGGAACAGTGTTGGGGCAGTGAGGAGAGATATCTATCAACTTTgctgtgatatttttttaccTGGCCACTTCGGTTTTTGATTCTCATCCGTAATTATAATGGAATGTGTTTGGAGCTGAGTTTATTTGAAGAgtccaaccccccccccccaaccccccCGGTTCCTTCCTGTCCCACAGGTGCCATTTTTACTCAACTTAACCCAGTTTAATTACCAACCACTTAATAAAAATGTATGGAGGCGCAGGTATGATACCCTGTTGTCGTTATGTTGATGCTACAGGAAAAGGGTTTGTCACCCCCTAAATGGCAGTGATGACGAAAGGAAACGTGTAAAGTCGAGGATAATGCAAAAGCAGAATTAGTTATTGTAGAAAAGCCGCGTTTTCCACATTAAACTCATTGCTCATTCGATGCATTGGAGGCTTCTGGCAAACCCCTGTTgttgaaacgttttgtttcttttgtttcccTAGGGAACCATGGAAGAAAAAATTTACGACAGACAGGTACTATTTTGACATATCTAATCTTTggatatgttttttttaattggctAAGAAGTAAGGATCCTGGATAAAGAGCTCAAATctgaaaattaacaaattgcCCCCTTTTTTTATGTGCGTCTGTACTCTTGTTGATGATGAACTACGTCATGACACTGCCAAGTTTGCTTTGAAAATCACTCGCCTACGGCTTTTTAACAAAAGTTATGACGAAATTTTTCATCATTTATAGAAGagacacataaaaaaaaatgaagtcaattattttgttttgcaataCCAAAACCCCTAAATGGTTAATATCCGGGTTACAATAAGGGAAAAGACGCAGTAACCAGCCGTAACCATGAATTTTATTCAGATTGACGCAAACATTGTTAACATCTTTCCTCGCTCTCTGATAGGCTACTTACGACAGACAACACAGTTTCATTGGTTAAAACGTTCACAGTTTGACAGTTCAATTTTTCGCCTTTACCTTTATTGATAACAAAAATCAGCTAATGAGTTGTCATTGCAGGTGACGAAGCTTGCGATTGCCGGGCGGGTAGTAGATGAACAGCAGATCGAGCGACACTTCAATTCTGCCGATCTAACTGAGCTCTACTCGTTCAATGCGGACGTATTGGAAGAGGAGAAAGAACCGGATACTGGGAAAGACAAGGAAAG
This genomic stretch from Acropora muricata isolate sample 2 chromosome 5, ASM3666990v1, whole genome shotgun sequence harbors:
- the LOC136918076 gene encoding transcriptional regulator ATRX homolog isoform X2, with the protein product MPDEEKRMTKRRKLDSIITKLYHATPLGRENLEEKTNTSVKETINVEEEKEPLPRPPRRKVLKVVKQQKAVKVSTEKPAEKAPEVLSEIGLKKDGVEEQGMLKVSHEELSPETQSRNVAKEGEEDNIRDKEENATCNGETDNNNVNNEQDCSSMPVKTEPLDNLVEGDQKRLGNKINEEVAQEIGEGSEKTNRLYSEGSEADGAELPRKIDCTACGRRVNPAHGTICWHPCLNVLVCKKCNQYYNSGPFTRDEFGIDEQCRWCGDGGSLLCCDKCDKAFCKPCIKRNFGKGFLKEIVNAPEAVEWLCYCCNPKPLSKLVKECRRIMNILQTRKSQKTIFKTKKGPFLPGTPNQKERRNRLGSLSENLEKNCDSALSPVHGASSDEEGSDSAKDHKISLNKKEVARNSKQNLSSKVIVNIVDESDSGDTMKGIKDSRGKSLKAYCSTKKDVEIVSEDSEIESTKKESKRNKKVKSESDRGSAEDSSAGQEKSKNKKGRKRRLEAKTLKGGQTSESDSNLSDFITMVKGNNKLTKKRSKQPHKDKGKKKVTSDSEDEAKVERTEKSKRTRRAKKSSVSEKQTRKRPRKVTSSENESDESGSDEAMPVRKGKQANKRRRRGKLALESDDDNNKALGWQKKRQSMRKAKKSSSESEEDKKKGRKKGKNSRRGKSSGKKIRGKKHYIEKDSGESEDVEEEEEEEESPSKHKGRKKIRKLIKDDKLTDETKRARKLEEERRKRLLERTRNNEDDMPSESAKVSKLVLESDQTSKEIIVEVNEDLVQHLKPHQCKGIQFMYDCLIESVNSWKKAEPGGGCILAHCMGLGKTLQVIALVHTLMTNKEINLQRVLVVCPLNTVLNWQVEFDKWLSVDDRLEVFVLQDVSGDNWRRADMLNHWLKYGGVMILGYSLYRNLSQCLRVRSKNQKKIFKEALVDPGPHLVICDEGHILRNDATAISKALNAIKTRRRIVLTGTPLQNNLIEYHCMVSFVKPSLLGTRKEYTNTFANPIQNGQCADSTSLDVQLMKQRCHVLHKMLEGCVQRMDYSVLIPFLPRKHEYVIKIRLSSLQRKLYQHFLSTFVYAEGSLGKKGVSLFSDYQALMRIWTHPWCLKLEAMRRPEKFVDSDSMDDFVVHTDEEDEEEEEEEEEEWHSSSSSEEEVPVTSESEEDRRKQRRRRGRDSSSDEDDDDDESDDESEDEDVPQTPGKSSNQASRPTVNIDGEEITIVDITSRAGTSARKHRDKRPHSSKTDTKEGKGKGLAKREPRGTSSEDLDGDTSIVNNHFGNTRSGTAFKDVEDVEVEEEKEWYDEFVSDADEFNVELSGKLVLLMEILADAEAVQDKVLVFSQSLVTLDLIEKMLGGGEIGGDRENWCRGCDYFRMDGSTSAAMRQRWADIFNDEDNKNARLFLISTKAGGLGINLVAANRVIVFDVSWNPSHDVQSIFRVYRFGQSKAVFVYRFIAQGTMEEKIYDRQVTKLAIAGRVVDEQQIERHFNSADLTELYSFNADVLEEEKEPDTGKDKESAVEIVTENASEGTKETNAEKERDQEVQNAVEKGATEKGDSSEVDAGTSHQTETPVKAQEVPKLPLPKDAVLADLINRLHPKWIVNYHEHDSLLQDIESEKLTEEEMKAAWEAYEAEKSGKLATYVPDTLLSDHVQTQQHAAERIRLNSEMLQQIQQIRELQEIQRRQEMEDRMRLVRQEREQVYQRQREALLQEHRRQQDEIRRQNQIRFIQHMTRPGTTPQLQLGQNTINVQTQLPSNAPPRHAPPPSYLTFQTPSTLPLRFHVPSGVASSLSATQPTSRDSIQR
- the LOC136918076 gene encoding transcriptional regulator ATRX homolog isoform X1 codes for the protein MPDEEKRMTKRRKLDSIITKLYHATPLGRENLEEKTNTNESVKETINVEEEKEPLPRPPRRKVLKVVKQQKAVKVSTEKPAEKAPEVLSEIGLKKDGVEEQGMLKVSHEELSPETQSRNVAKEGEEDNIRDKEENATCNGETDNNNVNNEQDCSSMPVKTEPLDNLVEGDQKRLGNKINEEVAQEIGEGSEKTNRLYSEGSEADGAELPRKIDCTACGRRVNPAHGTICWHPCLNVLVCKKCNQYYNSGPFTRDEFGIDEQCRWCGDGGSLLCCDKCDKAFCKPCIKRNFGKGFLKEIVNAPEAVEWLCYCCNPKPLSKLVKECRRIMNILQTRKSQKTIFKTKKGPFLPGTPNQKERRNRLGSLSENLEKNCDSALSPVHGASSDEEGSDSAKDHKISLNKKEVARNSKQNLSSKVIVNIVDESDSGDTMKGIKDSRGKSLKAYCSTKKDVEIVSEDSEIESTKKESKRNKKVKSESDRGSAEDSSAGQEKSKNKKGRKRRLEAKTLKGGQTSESDSNLSDFITMVKGNNKLTKKRSKQPHKDKGKKKVTSDSEDEAKVERTEKSKRTRRAKKSSVSEKQTRKRPRKVTSSENESDESGSDEAMPVRKGKQANKRRRRGKLALESDDDNNKALGWQKKRQSMRKAKKSSSESEEDKKKGRKKGKNSRRGKSSGKKIRGKKHYIEKDSGESEDVEEEEEEEESPSKHKGRKKIRKLIKDDKLTDETKRARKLEEERRKRLLERTRNNEDDMPSESAKVSKLVLESDQTSKEIIVEVNEDLVQHLKPHQCKGIQFMYDCLIESVNSWKKAEPGGGCILAHCMGLGKTLQVIALVHTLMTNKEINLQRVLVVCPLNTVLNWQVEFDKWLSVDDRLEVFVLQDVSGDNWRRADMLNHWLKYGGVMILGYSLYRNLSQCLRVRSKNQKKIFKEALVDPGPHLVICDEGHILRNDATAISKALNAIKTRRRIVLTGTPLQNNLIEYHCMVSFVKPSLLGTRKEYTNTFANPIQNGQCADSTSLDVQLMKQRCHVLHKMLEGCVQRMDYSVLIPFLPRKHEYVIKIRLSSLQRKLYQHFLSTFVYAEGSLGKKGVSLFSDYQALMRIWTHPWCLKLEAMRRPEKFVDSDSMDDFVVHTDEEDEEEEEEEEEEWHSSSSSEEEVPVTSESEEDRRKQRRRRGRDSSSDEDDDDDESDDESEDEDVPQTPGKSSNQASRPTVNIDGEEITIVDITSRAGTSARKHRDKRPHSSKTDTKEGKGKGLAKREPRGTSSEDLDGDTSIVNNHFGNTRSGTAFKDVEDVEVEEEKEWYDEFVSDADEFNVELSGKLVLLMEILADAEAVQDKVLVFSQSLVTLDLIEKMLGGGEIGGDRENWCRGCDYFRMDGSTSAAMRQRWADIFNDEDNKNARLFLISTKAGGLGINLVAANRVIVFDVSWNPSHDVQSIFRVYRFGQSKAVFVYRFIAQGTMEEKIYDRQVTKLAIAGRVVDEQQIERHFNSADLTELYSFNADVLEEEKEPDTGKDKESAVEIVTENASEGTKETNAEKERDQEVQNAVEKGATEKGDSSEVDAGTSHQTETPVKAQEVPKLPLPKDAVLADLINRLHPKWIVNYHEHDSLLQDIESEKLTEEEMKAAWEAYEAEKSGKLATYVPDTLLSDHVQTQQHAAERIRLNSEMLQQIQQIRELQEIQRRQEMEDRMRLVRQEREQVYQRQREALLQEHRRQQDEIRRQNQIRFIQHMTRPGTTPQLQLGQNTINVQTQLPSNAPPRHAPPPSYLTFQTPSTLPLRFHVPSGVASSLSATQPTSRDSIQR